A DNA window from Capsicum annuum cultivar UCD-10X-F1 unplaced genomic scaffold, UCD10Xv1.1 ctg81374, whole genome shotgun sequence contains the following coding sequences:
- the LOC124895337 gene encoding subtilisin-like protease has protein sequence MATSSRLILFSTLVSLISFYLSSTLGDQNTLQTYIIHVSLPTSEVNLESYYRSFLPVEDDLTPSSQLIHSYHYVISGFAARLTHDELQEMEKTAGFITTKPQKMLALHTTHTSNFLGLQQNGGVWQESNYGRSVIIRLLDSGITSDHPSFHDNNMPPLPAKWKGKCEFTGSVTCNNKLIGARNLLGSGSSDPPFDYTGHGTHTSSMAAGNFVDRANIFGNANGSLAGIAPFAHIAMYKVCTEGGCEEADMVAAIEVAIHDGVDVISGSIGGFHRSFHGDYITVGSFATMRNGIIVVTFA, from the coding sequence ATGGCTACTTCGTCCCGTCTAATACTTTTTTCAACTCTGGTTTCACTGATCAGTTTCTACCTCAGCAGTACTCTCGGGGACCAAAATACACTGCAAACTTACATCATTCACGTAAGTTTGCCCACTTCTGAAGTGAATCTCGAGAGCTACTACCGTTCCTTTCTACCTGTAGAGGATGATCTAACCCCGTCATCACAACTCATTCACTCTTACCACTACGTTATTTCTGGTTTTGCAGCCAGACTGACACACGATGAACTTCAGGAAATGGAGAAAACGGCGGGGTTCATCACAACAAAGCCGCAAAAGATGTTGGCCTTACACACTACGCATACTTCGAATTTCTTGGGGTTGCAACAAAATGGTGGCGTTTGGCAGGAATCCAACTACGGCAGGAGTGTGATTATCAGGCTTTTGGACTCCGGGATTACATCGGACCATCCCTCTTTCCACGACAACAACATGCCACCTCTACCGGCAAAGTGGAAAGGGAAGTGCGAGTTTACCGGCAGCGTAACTTGTAACAATAAGCTCATCGGTGCAAGGAACTTACTGGGCAGTGGCTCAAGTGATCCACCATTTGATTATACGGGCCATGGAACACACACATCAAGCATGGCTGCCGGCAACTTTGTTGATCGTGCCAATATTTTTGGGAATGCCAATGGCTCATTAGCCGGCATAGCCCCTTTTGCCCATATAGCCATGTACAAAGTGTGTACCGAAGGCGGGTGTGAAGAAGCTGACATGGTGGCTGCGATTGAAGTTGCCATTCATGATGGTGTAGACGTGATATCAGGTTCAATTGGTGGATTTCACCGTAGCTTTCATGGAGACTACATCACTGTTGGTTCTTTCGCTACGATGCGAAACGGGATCATTGTGGTCACTTTTGCCAG